One part of the Lotus japonicus ecotype B-129 chromosome 2, LjGifu_v1.2 genome encodes these proteins:
- the LOC130736017 gene encoding uncharacterized protein LOC130736017 — translation MREKYRERVGARVAGRERGRYGANGGYGRVQEKGNITSYVFTNFPEEWDEKSMWGVFQRYGRVWAVFISPRRDRRGKRFGVVRFMNVQDPKQFEWKLDGIIIGSTKLHVNIPRFIKGVKATPIPLGSNQKQDAWRKDDRVGGHKKPLTVPTRSYAQVVTDKSVKSTSDSKCSSMGDDLRGVPVETWTGPPVPAVDDWLRRSLVGVLKNPEWITSVQDAFILEGFHTIQVKYLGDDLVLLSGPEGVDLEQALAGAKEWIEEVFQVVYTWSPAVVLDHRLAWVRCSGLPINMWTRNCLAHLVLPAGNLVAVDEATTSLSRLEFARVQVQTSSLGLISNFRKINVNGTVYTVRIIEELGGAAPVAGESLVPSTGGESSALGWSEKDADDEVGTVLSDVGGEGSPVLVGGGLRAAINGNKIKF, via the coding sequence ATGAGAGAGAAATATAGAGAGCGAGTGGGAGCGAGAGTGGCTGGGCGGGAGCGAGGGAGATATGGTGCGAATGGTGGCTATGGTAGGGTGCAGGAGAAAGGGAATATCACTTCCTACGTCTTCACAAACTTCCCTGAGGAGTGGGATGAGAAGAGTATGTGGGGAGTATTTCAGAGGTATGGGAGAGTGTGGGCGGTATTCATTTCGCCGCGCCGGGATAGGAGAGGTAAAAGGTTTGGGGTTGTGCGTTTCATGAATGTGCAAGATCCGAAGCAGTTTGAATGGAAGCTGGATGGCATCATCATTGGTTCCACAAAGCTTCACGTCAATATCCCGCGATTCATTAAGGGGGTGAAGGCTACGCCAATTCCGTTGGGGTCCAATCAGAAACAGGATGCTTGGAGGAAGGATGATCGTGTAGGGGGTCATAAGAAGCCTTTGACAGTGCCTACGAGGTCATATGCCCAAGTTGTGACTGACAAAAGTGTGAAATCTACTTCTGACAGTAAGTGCAGCTCTATGGGGGATGATCTTAGGGGTGTGCCAGTTGAGACTTGGACAGGTCCACCTGTTCCTGCTGTAGATGATTGGTTACGACGAAGCCTGGTGGGAGTGCTCAAAAACCCGGAATGGATTACTTCAGTGCAGGATGCTTTTATCCTGGAGGGTTTTCATACTATTCAGGTCAAATATTTGGGAGATGATTTGGTTCTTTTATCTGGCCCTGAGGGTGTGGATCTCGAACAGGCTTTAGCTGGGGCGAAGGAATGGATTGAGGAAGTGTTTCAGGTTGTTTATACATGGTCGCCGGCGGTGGTGTTGGATCATCGTCTAGCTTGGGTGCGATGTTCTGGTCTCCCGATTAATATGTGGACTCGGAATTGTTTGGCTCATTTGGTACTGCCGGCGGGAAATTTGGTGGCTGTGGATGAGGCGACTACGTCTTTATCCAGGTTGGAGTTTGCGCGGGTGCAGGTTCAAACATCAAGTTTGGGGTTGATTTCTAACTTTCGGAAAATCAATGTCAATGGAACAGTGTACACTGTGCGTATCATTGAGGAACTTGGGGGCGCTGCCCCGGTGGCTGGCGAAAGTTTGGTACCTTCGACGGGCGGAGAGTCCAGTGCTTTGGGGTGGTCTGAGAAAGATGCAGACGACGAGGTAGGCACGGTGCTTTCTGACGTGGGTGGTGAAGGGTCGCCGGTGTTGGTTGGAGGTGGTTTACGTGCAGCAATCAACGGgaataaaatcaaattttga
- the LOC130736018 gene encoding uncharacterized protein LOC130736018 → MAVNVAGARRPTSGGKVYSIGGIKADKDDGLIRSTCEVAGNSFIVLFDSSATHSFIDLACAKRLKMDVSKLKLLFNLIVSIPTSKSLVDKTACLECPWTYPDKKFVANLICLPLKGLDVLIGMDWLSHHHVLLDCTNKVVIFPDARLAEFLNSYFSKISLKEEASRSRLTATVVVAKANGVQAIETY, encoded by the coding sequence ATGGCTGTGAATGTTGCTGGGGCAAGGAGGCCTACTTCTGGTGGAAAGGTCTACTCGATCGGTGGAATTAAAGCTGATAAGGACGATGGTCTGATCCGTAGTACCTGCGAGGTTGCGGGTAATTCTTTTATCGTGCTATTTGATTCTAGTGCTACACATTCATTTATAGACTTAGCTTGTGCGAAGAGGTTAAAGATGGATGTGTCAAAGTTAAAGTTACTGTTTAACCTGATAGTATCTATCCCTACTTCTAAGAGTCTAGTAGATAAGACTGCATGTTTAGAGTGTCCTTGGACATACCCagataagaagtttgtagcaaacttGATCTGTTTACCTCTAAAGGGATTGGATGTACTCATAGGCATGGATTGGCTGTCCCACCaccatgttcttcttgattgcacCAATAAGGTAGTTATATTCCCCGATGCTAGACTCGCCGAGTTCTTAAACTCGTACTTTTCGAAGATTTCTTTGAAAGAAGAAGCTTCGAGATCCCGTTTGACTGCCACCGTGGTCGTTGCTAAGGCAAATGGAGTGCAAGCaatagaaacttattag
- the LOC130736016 gene encoding uncharacterized protein LOC130736016, which translates to MRWYSRVSHVFIIPEDRREELSVVSAIRRGVELLEQSLEVPGALAPGTQPRILTERALELFRRSSFVGTQGVAFSAIRGAAAVGGRARGGRPRGGGARGGRARGEGDPGEGVRGGRARGPRGHRGRGRGE; encoded by the exons atgaggtggtatagcagagtgtcccatgtgttcatcatccctgaggataggagggaggagcttagtgtcgtg tctgctatacgtaggggtgtggagttgttggagcagtcactggaggtgccaggtgctcttgctccagggacacagccccgaatcctcactgagagggcgcttGAACTCTTTCGACGGAGTTCCTTCGTTGGTACCCAGGGAGTTGCCTTTTCTGCTATTCGAGGAGCCGCAGCTGtgggaggcagagctcgtggaggcagaccccgtggaggcggagcccgtggaggcagagctcgtggagagggTGATCCTGGAGAGGGTGTTCGTGGAGGTAGAGCTCGTGGACCCAGAGGTCATAGGGGGCGGGGTCGGGGAGAGTGA